In Limnohabitans sp. INBF002, one genomic interval encodes:
- the mscL gene encoding large conductance mechanosensitive channel protein MscL: protein MLKEFKAFAVKGNVIDLAVGVIIGAAFGKIVDSAVNDLIMPIVAAFIGHLDFSNFFLVLGSAPQGTAMTLDAMKKAGVPVFAYGNFITVAVNFVILAFIIFLMIKQINRIKGTAEEAAPKEEVLLLRDIRDSLKK from the coding sequence ATGTTGAAAGAGTTCAAAGCCTTCGCCGTCAAAGGCAATGTCATCGATTTGGCTGTCGGTGTGATCATCGGTGCAGCGTTTGGAAAAATCGTCGATTCAGCCGTGAACGACCTGATCATGCCCATCGTGGCCGCCTTCATTGGTCATCTCGATTTTTCTAATTTCTTCCTCGTTCTCGGTTCAGCCCCTCAAGGCACCGCAATGACGCTGGATGCCATGAAGAAAGCGGGCGTACCGGTGTTTGCGTATGGCAACTTCATCACCGTGGCCGTGAACTTCGTGATTTTGGCGTTCATCATTTTCTTGATGATCAAGCAAATCAACCGCATCAAAGGCACGGCCGAAGAAGCAGCGCCGAAAGAAGAAGTCCTGTTGTTGCGCGATATCCGCGACAGTTTGAAAAAATAA
- the pdxA gene encoding 4-hydroxythreonine-4-phosphate dehydrogenase PdxA codes for MSTAEHFKPMAITLGDAAGIGPEIIVKAFRDAPEQLQGCVVVGDLAVMQRAALLLAQCEYHEPQMHMQLVNDLREAAQIKAPFTIPVLQVTQPLAADQLPAWGQISATAGKLAADCVVWAAQAALRGDVSAVVTAPLHKEALFAAGVPFPGHTEMLQACAAAHAGVGVDDMPVRMMLANPELKTVLVSIHVSLRQAIDAVTHDNILQTLRITHAAELVATGRAPHMAVAGLNPHAGEGGLMGREELDTIIPALQQARAEGMHVSGPFAPDTVFMRARAKNGQPGEFDVVVAMYHDQGLIPVKYLGVEQGVNVTLGLPLVRTSPDHGTAFDVAGTCKADASSLLAAVAMARAMRR; via the coding sequence ATGAGCACCGCTGAACATTTCAAGCCCATGGCCATCACGCTGGGCGATGCTGCGGGCATCGGCCCAGAAATCATCGTCAAAGCGTTTCGTGATGCACCCGAGCAGCTGCAAGGCTGCGTGGTCGTCGGTGATTTGGCGGTGATGCAGCGTGCCGCATTGCTGTTGGCTCAGTGCGAATACCACGAACCACAAATGCACATGCAGTTGGTCAACGATTTGCGTGAAGCTGCCCAAATCAAAGCGCCATTCACCATCCCCGTCTTGCAAGTCACGCAGCCTTTGGCGGCTGACCAGCTGCCTGCGTGGGGCCAAATCAGCGCAACCGCTGGGAAGCTGGCTGCTGACTGCGTGGTGTGGGCGGCGCAAGCCGCCTTGCGCGGCGATGTGTCGGCGGTAGTCACAGCACCTTTGCACAAAGAGGCCTTGTTTGCAGCGGGTGTGCCGTTCCCGGGGCATACCGAAATGTTGCAGGCGTGTGCAGCAGCCCATGCAGGCGTGGGGGTGGACGACATGCCCGTGCGCATGATGTTGGCCAACCCTGAACTCAAAACGGTGTTGGTCAGCATCCATGTGTCCCTGCGCCAAGCGATTGACGCGGTGACCCATGACAACATTTTGCAAACCCTGCGCATCACCCATGCGGCAGAGTTGGTGGCCACGGGTCGCGCACCACACATGGCCGTGGCGGGCTTGAACCCGCATGCGGGCGAGGGTGGCTTGATGGGGCGTGAAGAACTCGACACCATCATCCCCGCCTTGCAACAGGCGCGTGCCGAGGGCATGCACGTGAGCGGGCCGTTTGCGCCCGACACGGTGTTCATGCGCGCACGTGCCAAGAACGGACAACCCGGTGAGTTTGATGTGGTGGTGGCGATGTACCACGACCAAGGCTTGATCCCCGTGAAATACTTGGGCGTAGAGCAGGGCGTGAACGTGACGTTAGGACTGCCGCTGGTGCGCACCAGCCCCGATCACGGCACTGCCTTTGATGTGGCCGGCACGTGCAAGGCGGATGCGTCGAGCCTGTTGGCTGCGGTCGCCATGGCGCGTGCCATGCGCCGCTGA
- a CDS encoding Nif3-like dinuclear metal center hexameric protein, producing the protein MSQTVTRQTLLSAFNDLLQPARFKDYGPNGLQVEGADTIRHIVSGVTASRALIEAAIDAKADAIFVHHGLFWRGQDGTVTGWMKQRLQLLLAHNINLLAYHLPLDAHPELGNNAQLGQRLGLQVQGTFGEQDLGLWGARADGQTFADAQALAAVVSGALQRESVVVQTPAREIRKVAWCTGGAQSYFEAAIAAGVDAFITGEISEPQAHLARETGVAFLACGHHATERYGAPAAAAHVAAQLGISHQFIEIDNPA; encoded by the coding sequence ATGAGTCAAACCGTCACCCGCCAAACATTGCTGAGTGCCTTCAACGATTTGTTGCAGCCTGCACGTTTCAAAGATTACGGACCGAACGGTTTGCAAGTCGAAGGTGCAGACACCATTCGCCACATCGTCTCTGGCGTGACCGCCAGCCGCGCTTTGATTGAGGCGGCGATAGATGCCAAGGCGGATGCCATTTTTGTTCATCACGGTTTGTTTTGGCGTGGCCAAGACGGCACGGTCACCGGCTGGATGAAGCAACGCTTGCAACTGCTGTTGGCACACAACATCAACTTGTTGGCGTACCACTTGCCGCTGGATGCACATCCTGAATTGGGCAACAACGCGCAGCTAGGCCAGCGTTTGGGGCTGCAAGTGCAAGGCACGTTTGGTGAGCAAGATTTGGGCTTGTGGGGCGCGCGCGCGGATGGCCAAACGTTTGCCGATGCGCAAGCTTTGGCGGCAGTGGTGTCGGGGGCTTTGCAACGTGAGTCTGTGGTGGTGCAAACGCCTGCGCGAGAAATACGCAAAGTGGCTTGGTGCACCGGCGGTGCGCAAAGTTATTTCGAAGCAGCCATTGCCGCGGGTGTGGATGCCTTTATCACGGGCGAAATTTCAGAGCCCCAAGCGCATTTGGCGCGCGAAACTGGGGTGGCTTTTTTGGCTTGTGGGCATCACGCCACTGAGCGTTATGGCGCACCTGCCGCTGCGGCGCATGTGGCGGCACAACTGGGCATCAGCCACCAGTTCATCGAAATAGATAACCCCGCATGA
- a CDS encoding Do family serine endopeptidase, with translation MKRQWLLFSQVVTVLVAIWFVVGTLKPEWLNRRVPISGVTLLEAAPNVAGTVMPGSFSPAAKVASPAVVSIATTQANAPAHPFQNDPWFRFFYGDREDDTPQQGLGSGVIVSPEGYILTNNHVIEGAQEIEVTLSDSRHATAQVIGADPDTDLAILRINLDRLPVIALGNSDTAQVGDRVLAIGNPFGVGQTVTSGIVSALGRNQLGINTFENFIQTDAAINPGNSGGALVDVNGNLIGINTAIYSRSGGNMGIGFAIPVSTARQVLEGIVRDGQVTRGWVGIEPSELTPELAETFGLKQTNGVVITGVLQNGPAANAGLRPGDLLLAVAGQPVKNVGELLTRIAALTPGENVKLEVVRRNQNLTLNVTAVQRPKTKVPR, from the coding sequence ATGAAACGTCAATGGTTGCTGTTCTCCCAAGTGGTCACCGTGCTGGTGGCGATTTGGTTTGTGGTGGGGACCTTGAAGCCTGAGTGGCTCAACCGTCGCGTGCCAATCTCAGGTGTGACTTTGCTGGAGGCTGCACCCAATGTCGCTGGTACGGTCATGCCTGGCAGTTTCAGCCCCGCGGCCAAAGTGGCATCGCCTGCCGTGGTGAGCATTGCCACCACACAAGCGAATGCGCCCGCGCATCCTTTTCAAAACGACCCTTGGTTTCGCTTTTTCTATGGCGACCGCGAAGACGACACGCCACAGCAGGGCTTGGGCAGTGGCGTCATCGTCAGCCCTGAGGGGTACATCCTCACCAACAACCATGTGATTGAGGGTGCGCAAGAAATTGAAGTCACCTTGAGTGACAGTCGCCATGCAACTGCACAGGTGATTGGCGCAGACCCGGATACCGACCTCGCTATTTTGCGCATCAACCTAGACCGCTTGCCCGTCATTGCCTTGGGCAATTCAGACACCGCGCAAGTGGGTGACCGCGTGTTGGCAATTGGCAATCCATTCGGCGTGGGCCAAACCGTGACCAGCGGCATCGTGTCGGCCTTGGGCCGTAACCAGTTGGGCATCAACACTTTTGAGAATTTCATCCAAACCGATGCGGCCATCAACCCTGGCAACTCGGGCGGCGCTTTGGTGGATGTGAACGGTAATCTGATTGGTATCAACACCGCCATCTATTCGCGTTCGGGCGGCAACATGGGCATTGGTTTTGCCATTCCTGTGTCTACCGCGCGTCAAGTGCTAGAGGGTATCGTGCGCGATGGTCAAGTGACACGCGGCTGGGTGGGAATTGAACCCAGTGAGTTGACGCCTGAATTGGCCGAGACGTTTGGCTTGAAGCAAACCAACGGTGTGGTGATCACGGGGGTGCTGCAAAACGGCCCCGCTGCGAATGCAGGCTTGCGCCCAGGCGATTTGTTGTTGGCCGTGGCTGGGCAGCCCGTGAAAAATGTGGGCGAGCTGTTGACGCGAATTGCCGCACTCACGCCCGGCGAGAACGTGAAGCTCGAAGTGGTTCGGCGCAATCAAAACCTGACCTTGAATGTCACGGCGGTCCAGCGTCCCAAAACCAAGGTGCCCCGATGA
- the tatC gene encoding twin-arginine translocase subunit TatC, with protein sequence MSDTPSTDELAGTEQPFVQHLIELRDRLVKATIAVLVAGAALAIYPGPAELYDLLAAPLVAQLPAGATLIATSVISPFLVPLKILLMTAFLLALPVVLYQVWAFVAPGLYSHEKKLVLPLVVSSTLLFMVGVAFCYFFVFGQVFKFIQSFAPKSITAAPDIEAYLGFVISMFIAFGLAFEVPIVVIVLARMNVVTIEKLKDFRSYFIVLAFIIAAIVTPPDVVSQLALAIPMCILYEIGIWAAQLFIKHTQAPDAE encoded by the coding sequence ATGTCTGATACCCCCTCTACCGACGAATTGGCAGGCACCGAGCAGCCGTTTGTGCAGCACTTGATTGAGTTGCGTGACCGTTTGGTCAAAGCCACGATTGCCGTGTTGGTGGCTGGTGCTGCGTTGGCGATTTACCCCGGCCCTGCCGAGCTGTATGACTTGTTGGCTGCACCTTTGGTGGCTCAGTTGCCTGCGGGTGCCACGTTGATCGCCACGTCGGTGATTTCACCATTTTTGGTGCCGCTCAAAATTTTGCTGATGACTGCGTTCTTGCTGGCGCTGCCGGTGGTGTTGTACCAAGTGTGGGCGTTCGTGGCGCCTGGCTTGTATTCGCACGAAAAGAAATTGGTGCTGCCTTTGGTGGTGTCGAGCACTTTGCTGTTCATGGTGGGGGTGGCCTTTTGCTACTTCTTCGTGTTTGGCCAAGTGTTCAAGTTCATCCAAAGCTTTGCGCCCAAAAGCATCACGGCTGCACCTGATATTGAGGCTTATTTGGGCTTTGTCATCAGCATGTTCATCGCCTTTGGTTTGGCGTTTGAAGTGCCTATCGTGGTCATTGTGTTGGCGCGCATGAATGTGGTGACCATCGAAAAGCTCAAAGACTTTCGCTCGTACTTCATCGTGTTGGCATTCATCATCGCGGCCATCGTGACGCCCCCCGATGTGGTGTCGCAGCTGGCGCTGGCCATTCCCATGTGCATCTTGTACGAGATCGGCATTTGGGCCGCACAGTTGTTCATCAAACACACGCAAGCGCCTGACGCCGAATAA
- the tatB gene encoding Sec-independent protein translocase protein TatB yields the protein MFDLDFSKIAVVSAVALVVIGPERLPSVARTMGTMIGKAKRYVADVKAEVNRTMELDELKKMKETMETAARDVEHSVHTAASDFEKDWSETTAGLSSDHYEPLAPPPPTYENPGKKWRLKRGAVPHWYKARQGVRTKALSGAARVARFRPVKRSEHV from the coding sequence TTGTTTGATCTCGATTTTTCCAAAATTGCGGTAGTGAGTGCGGTGGCCTTGGTGGTCATCGGGCCCGAGCGATTGCCCAGTGTCGCCCGCACGATGGGGACGATGATTGGCAAAGCCAAGCGTTACGTGGCTGACGTCAAAGCTGAGGTCAACCGCACGATGGAGCTCGATGAGCTCAAGAAGATGAAAGAGACGATGGAGACAGCGGCACGCGATGTGGAGCACTCCGTACACACCGCAGCCAGCGACTTTGAGAAAGACTGGTCCGAAACCACGGCTGGTTTGTCGTCTGACCATTACGAACCGTTGGCCCCACCGCCACCCACGTATGAAAACCCAGGCAAGAAATGGCGCCTCAAGCGTGGTGCCGTGCCGCATTGGTACAAAGCCCGTCAAGGTGTACGCACCAAGGCGCTATCTGGCGCGGCCCGCGTGGCGCGTTTTCGCCCTGTGAAGCGTTCTGAACATGTCTGA
- the tatA gene encoding Sec-independent protein translocase subunit TatA, translated as MGSFSIWHWLIVLLIVIMVFGTKKLKNLGSDLGGAVKGFKDGMKDGSAPAEDKPAAPAAAVSADKNTIDVEVKNKS; from the coding sequence ATGGGTTCGTTTTCAATTTGGCATTGGCTGATCGTCTTGTTGATCGTCATCATGGTGTTTGGTACCAAGAAGCTCAAAAACTTGGGCTCAGACTTGGGCGGCGCCGTGAAGGGTTTCAAAGACGGCATGAAAGATGGCAGCGCACCTGCCGAAGACAAGCCAGCAGCGCCTGCTGCCGCTGTGTCTGCTGACAAAAACACCATTGACGTTGAAGTCAAGAACAAGTCTTAA
- a CDS encoding histidine triad nucleotide-binding protein, which translates to MTDANCIFCKIIAGQIPSRKVYEDDEIFAFHDINPWAPVHFLIIPKLHIPSMAHVTPEHEGLLGRMMLLAPKLALQEGAKPYPEGGFRIVANTGAEGGQEVHHMHWHVMGGPRPWLRG; encoded by the coding sequence ATGACAGACGCTAATTGCATTTTTTGCAAAATCATCGCGGGTCAAATCCCGTCGCGCAAGGTGTACGAAGACGACGAAATCTTCGCGTTTCACGACATCAACCCGTGGGCGCCCGTGCACTTTTTGATCATTCCTAAGTTGCACATTCCCTCGATGGCGCATGTCACGCCCGAGCATGAAGGTTTGTTGGGTCGCATGATGTTGCTGGCCCCCAAGCTGGCTTTGCAAGAAGGCGCAAAACCTTACCCCGAAGGTGGCTTTCGCATCGTGGCTAATACTGGCGCTGAAGGTGGGCAAGAAGTCCATCACATGCACTGGCATGTCATGGGCGGTCCACGCCCTTGGCTGCGCGGCTGA
- a CDS encoding phosphoribosyl-ATP diphosphatase yields MSSNDTLQRLADVIESRKPANGGDPEKSYVSRLLHKGPDAFLKKIGEEATETVMAAKDVDHGGDASKLVYEVADLWFHSMIALAHYGLKPSDVIDELARREGLSGLEEKALRKAQAREAAGE; encoded by the coding sequence ATGAGTTCAAACGATACCCTGCAGCGTCTGGCCGACGTGATTGAAAGCCGCAAGCCCGCCAATGGCGGCGACCCCGAGAAGAGCTACGTCTCGCGCTTGCTGCACAAAGGCCCTGACGCGTTCTTGAAGAAGATTGGCGAAGAAGCCACTGAGACCGTGATGGCCGCCAAAGATGTGGACCATGGCGGCGACGCTTCTAAGTTGGTGTACGAAGTGGCCGACCTGTGGTTTCACAGCATGATCGCTTTGGCGCACTATGGCTTGAAGCCCTCTGACGTGATTGACGAGCTGGCGCGCCGCGAAGGCCTGAGTGGCTTGGAAGAGAAAGCTTTGCGCAAAGCGCAAGCCCGCGAAGCCGCAGGCGAGTGA
- the hisI gene encoding phosphoribosyl-AMP cyclohydrolase, with protein sequence MTSTWLDAIKWDDKGLVPVIAQEKDSGDVLMFAWMNREALQKTAELKRAVYFSRSRNKLWFKGEESGHVQTVHDIRIDCDNDVVLLKVTQEGHEPGIACHTGRHSCFYQRLEGEAWHACEPVLKDPESIYK encoded by the coding sequence ATGACCTCAACTTGGCTTGATGCCATCAAATGGGACGACAAAGGGCTGGTGCCCGTGATCGCCCAAGAAAAAGACAGCGGCGATGTGCTGATGTTTGCGTGGATGAACCGCGAGGCGCTGCAAAAAACGGCTGAGCTCAAGCGTGCGGTGTATTTCAGCCGCTCACGCAACAAGCTGTGGTTCAAGGGCGAGGAGTCGGGCCATGTGCAAACGGTGCACGACATTCGCATCGACTGCGACAACGACGTGGTGTTGCTCAAGGTGACGCAAGAAGGGCACGAGCCCGGCATTGCCTGCCATACTGGCCGCCATAGCTGCTTCTACCAACGCCTTGAAGGTGAAGCGTGGCACGCTTGCGAGCCTGTGCTGAAAGACCCTGAATCTATTTACAAGTGA
- the hisF gene encoding imidazole glycerol phosphate synthase subunit HisF: MLAKRIIPCLDVTGGRVVKGVNFVELRDAGDPVEIAARYNDQGADELTFLDITATSDARDVILHIIEAVASQVFIPLTVGGGVRTVDDVRRMLNAGADKVSFNSAAIANPQVIRDASAKYGAQCIVVAIDAKRRTAEDEQRMGANGLPVGPGWDVFSHGGRKNVGLDAVAWAKQMADYGAGEILLTSMDRDGTKSGFDLQLTRAVSDIVPVPVIASGGVGNLDHLADGVQQGGADAVLAASIFHYGEYTVQQAKERMRERGIPVRL; this comes from the coding sequence ATGCTTGCTAAGCGCATCATTCCTTGCCTCGACGTGACCGGTGGTCGCGTCGTCAAAGGCGTCAACTTTGTCGAGCTGCGCGATGCAGGCGACCCTGTTGAAATCGCGGCACGCTACAACGACCAAGGTGCAGATGAGCTGACGTTTCTTGACATCACCGCTACCAGCGACGCGCGTGATGTGATTCTTCACATCATCGAAGCCGTGGCCAGCCAAGTGTTCATCCCTCTCACTGTGGGCGGTGGTGTGCGCACCGTCGACGACGTGCGCCGCATGCTCAACGCAGGCGCTGATAAAGTGAGCTTCAACTCAGCCGCCATTGCCAACCCACAAGTGATTCGCGATGCCTCGGCCAAATACGGCGCGCAGTGCATCGTCGTGGCCATCGATGCCAAACGCCGCACCGCGGAAGACGAACAGCGTATGGGCGCAAACGGTTTGCCCGTTGGCCCCGGCTGGGATGTGTTCAGTCACGGCGGCCGTAAAAACGTAGGCCTGGACGCCGTGGCGTGGGCCAAGCAAATGGCCGATTACGGCGCAGGCGAAATCTTGCTTACCAGCATGGACCGCGACGGCACCAAGAGCGGCTTTGACTTGCAGCTCACCCGTGCTGTGTCCGACATCGTGCCCGTGCCCGTGATTGCCTCAGGCGGCGTGGGCAACCTCGACCACTTGGCCGACGGCGTGCAACAAGGCGGTGCTGACGCCGTGCTGGCTGCGAGCATCTTTCACTACGGCGAATACACCGTGCAGCAAGCCAAAGAGCGCATGCGTGAGCGCGGCATTCCTGTGCGCTTGTAA
- a CDS encoding D-hexose-6-phosphate mutarotase, which produces MANATAAGNAACGELHQGLACQRLTLPCGDTVLVALQGAHVLSWVSQGRERLYLSPNNLWDGQSAIRGGVPVCFPQFNQRGTLPKHGFARNMDWTAGDAVTSGDDVHIDFTLSTNPDTLAIWQQAFVAQLRVALTPGQLTLTLTVNNTEAQNDLHFTGALHTYLAVDDIDLTELRGLGGHPEWDAVADVHGVADEALYFDGEFDRVYARGEGLSAKPLHLQDGASTLQIEQSPSWAESVVWNPGESKCAALADMPAQGFARMLCVEAAQVFEPISIPAGSQWVGWQRLTVS; this is translated from the coding sequence ATGGCTAATGCCACAGCCGCCGGTAACGCGGCCTGCGGTGAGCTTCACCAAGGCCTTGCCTGCCAGCGCTTGACCTTGCCTTGCGGCGATACCGTGTTGGTGGCCCTGCAAGGTGCGCATGTGTTGTCGTGGGTTAGCCAAGGCCGCGAGCGTTTGTATCTAAGCCCCAATAACCTGTGGGATGGCCAATCCGCCATCCGTGGCGGCGTGCCGGTGTGCTTCCCTCAGTTCAACCAACGCGGCACTTTGCCTAAACATGGCTTTGCACGCAACATGGATTGGACAGCGGGCGATGCGGTGACAAGTGGTGACGACGTACACATTGACTTCACCCTCAGCACCAACCCCGACACACTCGCCATTTGGCAACAGGCCTTTGTGGCCCAGCTGCGCGTGGCGTTGACACCCGGCCAGCTGACCCTCACGCTGACCGTCAACAACACCGAAGCGCAAAACGATTTGCACTTCACTGGCGCACTGCACACGTACCTAGCCGTCGATGACATTGACCTGACCGAGCTGCGTGGCTTGGGCGGTCACCCCGAATGGGATGCTGTGGCCGATGTGCACGGCGTGGCCGACGAGGCGCTGTACTTTGACGGCGAGTTCGACCGCGTATACGCGCGTGGTGAGGGCTTATCTGCCAAGCCGCTGCACCTGCAAGATGGTGCGTCTACCTTGCAAATTGAACAAAGCCCTTCGTGGGCTGAGTCTGTGGTGTGGAACCCCGGCGAAAGCAAATGCGCCGCACTGGCCGACATGCCCGCTCAAGGTTTTGCTCGCATGTTGTGCGTGGAAGCCGCGCAGGTGTTTGAACCCATCTCAATTCCCGCTGGTAGCCAATGGGTTGGCTGGCAGCGTTTGACCGTTTCTTGA
- the hisA gene encoding 1-(5-phosphoribosyl)-5-[(5-phosphoribosylamino)methylideneamino]imidazole-4-carboxamide isomerase, whose product MYLIPAIDLKDGHCVRLKQGDMEQSTTFGEDPAQMALNWVAKGARRLHLVDLNGAFAGTPQNKAAIKAILKAVGHDIPVQLGGGIRDLDTIEKYIDAGLRYVIIGTAAVKNPGFLKDACAAFGGHIIVGLDAKDGKVATDGWSKLTGHEVADLGKKFEDYGVESIIYTDIGRDGMLTGINIDATVKLAQAVSIPIIASGGLSNMADIEQLCAVEDEGVEGVICGRAIYSGDLDFEKAQARADELNG is encoded by the coding sequence ATGTATTTAATTCCCGCCATCGACCTCAAAGACGGACATTGCGTGCGCCTCAAACAAGGTGACATGGAGCAATCCACCACCTTCGGTGAAGACCCAGCGCAAATGGCGCTCAACTGGGTGGCCAAAGGCGCGCGTCGCCTGCACTTGGTGGACTTGAACGGCGCTTTCGCCGGCACGCCACAAAACAAAGCGGCCATCAAAGCCATTTTGAAAGCCGTGGGCCACGACATCCCCGTGCAGTTGGGCGGCGGCATTCGCGACCTCGACACGATTGAAAAATACATCGACGCAGGCTTGCGTTACGTCATCATCGGCACCGCTGCCGTGAAAAACCCCGGCTTCTTGAAAGATGCGTGTGCAGCTTTTGGCGGCCACATCATCGTGGGCCTTGACGCCAAAGACGGCAAAGTCGCCACCGACGGTTGGAGCAAGCTCACCGGTCACGAAGTGGCTGACCTCGGCAAGAAGTTTGAAGACTATGGCGTTGAGTCCATCATCTACACCGACATCGGTCGCGATGGCATGTTGACAGGCATCAACATCGACGCCACCGTCAAGCTGGCGCAAGCTGTGTCGATCCCCATCATCGCTTCTGGCGGCTTGTCCAACATGGCCGACATCGAACAGTTGTGCGCCGTGGAAGATGAGGGCGTCGAAGGCGTGATTTGTGGTCGCGCCATTTACAGCGGCGATTTGGACTTCGAAAAAGCCCAAGCCCGCGCTGACGAACTCAATGGCTAA
- the hisH gene encoding imidazole glycerol phosphate synthase subunit HisH, whose amino-acid sequence MTNKVAVVDYGMGNLRSVAQAVMHAASLVDHAEVVVTSDPQVVRDAHRVVLPGQGAMPDCMRELRESGMFDAVMDAAHKKPLFGVCVGMQMMLDHSAEGDTPGLGLIPGEVVKFDLAGRTQPDGSRFKVPQMGWNQVQPTRPHFMWTDVPSENGGSYFYFVHSFYARPANPEHSAAQTDYGGLFTCAVARDNIFATQFHPEKSAAHGLALYRNFLHWNP is encoded by the coding sequence GTGACCAACAAAGTCGCAGTCGTTGATTACGGCATGGGCAACTTGCGCTCGGTGGCGCAGGCGGTGATGCATGCGGCTTCGCTGGTGGACCATGCCGAAGTGGTGGTCACATCTGACCCGCAGGTGGTGCGCGATGCGCACCGCGTGGTCTTGCCTGGTCAAGGTGCTATGCCTGATTGCATGCGCGAGTTGCGTGAGTCCGGCATGTTTGATGCGGTCATGGACGCTGCCCACAAAAAACCTTTGTTTGGCGTGTGCGTTGGCATGCAAATGATGCTGGACCACAGTGCCGAGGGCGACACGCCCGGCTTAGGCCTGATTCCCGGCGAGGTGGTGAAGTTTGATTTGGCGGGCCGCACACAACCCGATGGCAGCCGCTTCAAGGTGCCGCAAATGGGCTGGAACCAAGTGCAGCCCACACGCCCGCACTTCATGTGGACCGATGTGCCGTCAGAGAATGGGGGCAGCTACTTCTATTTCGTGCACAGTTTCTACGCCCGCCCAGCGAACCCAGAGCACAGCGCGGCCCAAACTGACTACGGCGGCCTTTTTACATGTGCCGTGGCCCGTGACAACATTTTTGCGACACAATTTCACCCGGAAAAAAGCGCGGCGCATGGCTTGGCCCTGTACCGCAACTTTCTGCACTGGAACCCTTGA
- the hisB gene encoding imidazoleglycerol-phosphate dehydratase HisB encodes MTAQTAPRTAEVSRNTAETQITVKINLDGTGQSKLSTGIGFFDHMLDQIARHGLIDLDIQAKGDLHIDGHHTVEDVGITLGQAFAKAVGDKKGIRRYGHAYVPLDEALSRVVVDFSGRPGLIMHVPFKSGMIGEFDSQLAFEFFQGFVNHAFVTLHIDNLRGENAHHQAETVFKAFARALRAALELDPRSAGMIPSTKGSL; translated from the coding sequence ATGACAGCCCAAACAGCGCCAAGAACTGCCGAAGTCAGCCGCAACACGGCCGAGACCCAAATCACCGTCAAGATCAACCTCGACGGCACAGGCCAATCCAAGCTCTCTACCGGCATTGGTTTCTTTGACCACATGCTCGACCAAATCGCGCGTCATGGTTTGATTGACCTCGACATCCAAGCCAAGGGCGACCTGCACATCGACGGCCACCACACCGTGGAAGACGTGGGCATCACCTTGGGCCAAGCGTTTGCCAAAGCCGTGGGCGACAAAAAAGGCATTCGCCGTTACGGCCACGCCTATGTGCCGCTCGACGAAGCGCTCAGCCGCGTGGTGGTGGATTTCTCGGGCCGTCCTGGCCTCATCATGCATGTGCCGTTCAAGAGCGGCATGATTGGCGAGTTCGACAGCCAACTGGCGTTTGAATTCTTCCAAGGCTTTGTGAACCACGCTTTTGTGACCTTGCACATCGACAACTTGCGCGGCGAGAACGCGCATCACCAAGCTGAGACCGTGTTCAAGGCCTTTGCGCGTGCTTTGCGTGCTGCTTTGGAATTGGACCCACGCTCCGCCGGCATGATTCCTTCCACCAAGGGAAGCCTGTGA